The sequence CAGCAATGGGATGACGGGGCACAACTATAGTTAGCAAATTTGGGAAACGCCTCCTAGTTATGACATGAGCATCACACAGCAAAGAAAACTCGCCCGGATGCACGCTAGCCGCTAGCCAACACGGCCTGCCTCCCAATCTAGAATTTATTTTAGCTAGTTCGATTGTATCAATCTTCAGGGGGGGAGAAGAATATTTAAGGTTGCCAGTAACCACCGGTTCAACCGCGCCCAGCGCCCTATAACGATCAGCATCTCCCGGAGTCTGAACTAACACTCTGCTAAAACCTTCAAGTAAGGGCCGCACCAAACAGCCAAAAATTCGCCAATGGCGAAAAGATTTCTCAGAAATTCTGCCTTGAACAAGGAAAGTTGGAATACCTCGTCTCTGAACTGCGGTTAACAAGTTCGGCCACAACTCAGATTCAACCCATATAGCCACATCAGGATTCCAATGCTCTAAAAACGAATTTATTTCTCCAGGCCTATCAATCGGTATGAACTGATGGAATAATTTGCAAGACAAATTCTTTTCCAAAATTTCTGCTGAAGACCGGGTGCCTGTCGTTATAAGGACATTGGTTAACTGAAAATTAACGAGGAGACGTTCTACTAGAGGTAAAATGGATATGGTTTCGCCAACACTGGCCGCATGCACCCAAATAATCGGTCCGACGGGGCGAGGCATGGATATACGACCAAATCGCTCACCTATACGTTGTCCATCCTCCTTCCCCTGTTTTACCCGCTGCCACATGATCAACCTAACGAGAGGCCAGGCCAATATAGTTGCAGCCGCATACAACCTGATCATTGTTTCACACCACCGGTCAACTCTCTTAGGTCAATTCCAGCTGATCCAACGCAGTCATGCACAGGACCCAACTTGAACCGCAGATCCAATAACCCAAAACACTCTCTCATATCATTTGCTACCCTCAGAAAACTGCAAACTATAAAGCCGACTATATAGACCCCTGAGGCCTATTAGATGCTCATGAGAGCCCGATTCAACAACCCGTCCGCCATCCAAAACATAAATTTGATCCGCACTCCGAACTGTCGCGAGCCTGTGGGCTATCACAAGCGTTGTACGACCCTTCTTCAAGACCGAGAGTGCGTCCTGAAACTCTCTCTCCGACTCGGCGTCTAATGATGCTGTTGCCTCATCTAGCAAAAGGATAGGAGCATTCTTCAGGAGAGCTCTGGCAATAGCAATTCTTTGGCGTTCGCCTCCAGATAGCTTGGCACCACGTTCGCCGACAAAAGTGTCATAACCACGAGACAGCCTTCCTATAAAATCATCGGCAGCCGCGAGTTTAGCAGCCTCAACAATTTCTTCGTCAGTGGCACCCGAACGACCATATGCAATATTTGCCTTTATGGTATCATCAAATAATACTACATCTTGGCTAACTAGAGCTATTGACTCTCTCAGTGAGCCAATACTCACTGTCTTAATTGCCTGTGAACCAATGAAAACTGCACCCTCATCAACGTCGTAGAACCGAGGAATTAGATTTAGGATAGTGGACTTCCCAGCCCCTGATGGACCCACTAAGGCCGCCGTCTGACCGGCCTCTACTTGTAAAGAAATGCCATGAAGCGCTCTAACACCCGGTGTATAGCCAAACTTTACCTTGTCAAACTTCACAGGTCCATCTGGCGCTAGTAAGGGGCCTGCCCCATCTACCTCCAAAATTTTTGGAGCCTCATCTAAAACAGAAAACACCCTTTGGGCCGCTGCCAAGCCCTCTTGCAATGTGGCATTTAAGTTGGCGATACTCCGTATCGGCCTATACGCCAGTAATAAGGCAGTAAATAATGCAAAGAAGGCTCCAGGATCTGTAATCCCATCTATAACCTGGCTCCCACCATACCAAATTACCACCGCGATTGCCACACCGCCCAAAATTTCCATCAACGGCGTGGTTAATGCTCTCGTCCGAGTGGCCCGCATATACAAACTGAAAAGCCCATTAATTACTTTCTCTGCGCGCCGGACTTCACGCTGTTCCATGCTATACGCCTTCACGTGTCTAACTCCCTGGACGGTCTCGGATACCAGATTCGTTAGCACACCAATCTCACCCTGCGTTATAGAGACCACACTTCTCATGCGCTTGCCGAGGACACTAATGGGCCAAGCCGCGAGCGGAAACACGAAAAAAACAACCAAGGCCAAACGCCAATTTTCATAAAACATAAGCATGACTAAAAACACCACAGTTAGCAGATCCTTTACCAGACTAGTAAGAGTGCTCGAAGTCGCCTGACGTATGAGATACGAGTCACTCGTGAGGTTAGCTATGAGCTTTCCCGTTTGAGTCCTGCGGAAAAACGCAAGATCCAAATTCAGAATATGAGAGAAGGTTTTAATTTGTAGATCCGCAACTATGCGAAGGCCTACCCAATTCATAAGGACCGCTTGGCAGAAGTTAGCACCACCACCAATGACCATGATTAGCATTATCGCTAGCGGGACCAACAA comes from Rhodospirillaceae bacterium and encodes:
- a CDS encoding ABC transporter permease, whose product is MLSMVIAAASQPLLAWLMEPVVRDIFINKDETMLLLVPLAIMLIMVIGGGANFCQAVLMNWVGLRIVADLQIKTFSHILNLDLAFFRRTQTGKLIANLTSDSYLIRQATSSTLTSLVKDLLTVVFLVMLMFYENWRLALVVFFVFPLAAWPISVLGKRMRSVVSITQGEIGVLTNLVSETVQGVRHVKAYSMEQREVRRAEKVINGLFSLYMRATRTRALTTPLMEILGGVAIAVVIWYGGSQVIDGITDPGAFFALFTALLLAYRPIRSIANLNATLQEGLAAAQRVFSVLDEAPKILEVDGAGPLLAPDGPVKFDKVKFGYTPGVRALHGISLQVEAGQTAALVGPSGAGKSTILNLIPRFYDVDEGAVFIGSQAIKTVSIGSLRESIALVSQDVVLFDDTIKANIAYGRSGATDEEIVEAAKLAAADDFIGRLSRGYDTFVGERGAKLSGGERQRIAIARALLKNAPILLLDEATASLDAESEREFQDALSVLKKGRTTLVIAHRLATVRSADQIYVLDGGRVVESGSHEHLIGLRGLYSRLYSLQFSEGSK
- a CDS encoding 3-deoxy-D-manno-octulosonic acid transferase; protein product: MIRLYAAATILAWPLVRLIMWQRVKQGKEDGQRIGERFGRISMPRPVGPIIWVHAASVGETISILPLVERLLVNFQLTNVLITTGTRSSAEILEKNLSCKLFHQFIPIDRPGEINSFLEHWNPDVAIWVESELWPNLLTAVQRRGIPTFLVQGRISEKSFRHWRIFGCLVRPLLEGFSRVLVQTPGDADRYRALGAVEPVVTGNLKYSSPPLKIDTIELAKINSRLGGRPCWLAASVHPGEFSLLCDAHVITRRRFPNLLTIVVPRHPIAGASMERSSLDLGIAVAVRSRGEEITEETEIYIGDSLGELGIFYEICPIAFVGGSLVPHGGQNPLEAIQLSSVVLVGPHMFNFSQIVSDLASQNALVSVRSAPSLAHKISELLESPHLLAELRAKQKSAISARDNILDDVYARIIETIPHSTRLSWG